Genomic DNA from Triticum dicoccoides isolate Atlit2015 ecotype Zavitan chromosome 4B, WEW_v2.0, whole genome shotgun sequence:
GTTCGACTGATGCTCACCACGTAAGGATTGCTGTTTCTCAGATCTTCGAGCTGCTGCGGAAGCAGCGGTGGTACGAGCCGAGGACGCAGATCTACGCCAGGCTGCTGATGATGCTGGGCAGGTGCCGGCAGCCCGGCCCGGCCACCGCCCTCTTCAAGGTGATGCTCTCGGAGAAGCGGCTCGCGCCGACGGTGGACGTGTACACGGCGCTCGTTGGCGCCTACGGCTACAGCGGCCTGCTGGACGAGGCGATGGCCACGGTCGATCGGATGAAAGGTGCTGACGCAGACTGCAAGCCGGACGAGTACACCTTCTCTGTCCTCATCAATTGCTGCTGTAAGTCGCGCCGCTTCGACCTGATCCCCACCGTCCTCGACGAGATGTCATATCTGGGGGTTGGATGCAACGTTGTCATCCACAATGGGATAATTAATGGGTACGGCAAGGCCGGCATGCTAGAGGAGATGGAGGATGCGCTGTCCAACATGCTTCAAGACGGGGACAATGTGCCGGACATATACACGATGAACTCCATCATCTGGGCCTATGGCAACCGTGGCAGGGTGGATGACATGGAGAGGTGGTATGGTGAGTTTCAGTTGATGGGCGTTGAGCCAGATACGCGGACTTTCAATATCATGATGAAGTCTTACGGCAAGGCTAACATGCCTGACAAAATGTTGTCGGTGCTGAAATATATGAAGCGGCGCTTCTTCTCACCCTCTGCCGCTACGTTCAACATAATCATAGAGTGTTTTGGAAGGGCTGGCAACATTGAGAAGATGGAGTACTATTTCAGGCTGATGAAAATTAAGGGTGTCAAACCCAACCCCATCACGTACTGCTCGCTGGTTAATGGATACAGCAAATCTGGGCTCCTTGATAGGGTTCCTGCAATTATTCGGCAGACGGAGAACACTGATGTTGCCTTAGATACTCCATTTTTCAACTGTGTTATCAGTGCATACGCCAAGTCTGGCGATATCAAAATAATGGAGGAAATGCTACAGCTAATGAAGGAAAAGAAATGTAAGCCTGGCAAGGTAATTTATAGCACCATGATTCAGGCATATATTGCCCATGGAATGGAGGAAGACGCTAAGTTATTAGAAAAAGAACTGGAAAGAGTTGACGAGAAGTTGCTGTAAGTGCTTTGCTATATTTTGGTGAGCTTCTTGTTGATTTATGCCTGCATTAAACTGCTGATCATCCATGACCGGTTATCTTTGTTTGGGGTCAGTGATCAGTTCTGAGATTGAATGCCAGTTTTTGGTGACCCAGTTGGATGCCAATGACAAGGTTACTAGAAGTTCACAACTTTCTATGGAATTTATCTTTGGCTGTACCAAATTAAGCTGAGCTGAAATAGACACTAACTATTGTTCTTTCCGTATCCCATCAATGAGGAACCACTTGGAATAGATAAATTAGTGGTGGCATGTTGTGCCATCGGAAATGGGAGTTTCACGCAGCCTAGATCTAATTGCACAAGTACAAACTCAGACAGGTAGCTTGGAATATCTGGAAGTG
This window encodes:
- the LOC119292135 gene encoding pentatricopeptide repeat-containing protein At3g53170-like yields the protein MAQRGRRPPSSAAPEAEQPEEALARILRTEAAVSGVSRKASAGSSQHSTRLWPRAVLQALDSAVASSRWESALEIFELLRKQRWYEPRTQIYARLLMMLGRCRQPGPATALFKVMLSEKRLAPTVDVYTALVGAYGYSGLLDEAMATVDRMKGADADCKPDEYTFSVLINCCCKSRRFDLIPTVLDEMSYLGVGCNVVIHNGIINGYGKAGMLEEMEDALSNMLQDGDNVPDIYTMNSIIWAYGNRGRVDDMERWYGEFQLMGVEPDTRTFNIMMKSYGKANMPDKMLSVLKYMKRRFFSPSAATFNIIIECFGRAGNIEKMEYYFRLMKIKGVKPNPITYCSLVNGYSKSGLLDRVPAIIRQTENTDVALDTPFFNCVISAYAKSGDIKIMEEMLQLMKEKKCKPGKVIYSTMIQAYIAHGMEEDAKLLEKELERVDEKLL